The genomic stretch GAGGGCGACGGAGATCAGGGCAGCGATCAGGCCGTATTCGATGGCGGTCGCGCCGGATTCGTCTTTCATGAAACGTGCGAAAATCTTGGTCATGTTCTTTCCTACTCCACAAGGGTTTGATCAGCACTCCCGGCAACTTGTTCTCCGTTGCTCGGATGTCGTGAACCTAACCGTCAGCCCCTTGCTATCGCCTTAAGAAAGAAAGTTACCAAAAGCTG from Peteryoungia desertarenae encodes the following:
- a CDS encoding Flp family type IVb pilin, whose product is MTKIFARFMKDESGATAIEYGLIAALISVALITGATTLGNALDDQFNDLATKLNDN